A single genomic interval of Musa acuminata AAA Group cultivar baxijiao chromosome BXJ3-4, Cavendish_Baxijiao_AAA, whole genome shotgun sequence harbors:
- the LOC103980977 gene encoding probable inactive receptor kinase At2g26730: protein MALPVRLLVLVLLVVVIGDTGKLSTLRLLRAQPTQDQTALLAFINRIPHERRLRWDNSSACDWVGVTCDVNRTAVVILRLPGVGLVGPIPSGTLGNLSALRVLSLRSNRLSGPIPADFRGLALLRSLYLQNNLLSGSIPSGLTQLTRLVRLDLSGNDLTGAIPFAINNLTHLTGLFLQNNHLSGNLPPINIGSLVAFNVSYNRLNGSIPKILEHFSASSFVGNLDLCGGPLPPCNPFFPSPAPSPAANGSSKKKLSKAAKIAIAVAAGVVLLLILLLLLVCLAYRRRRQRARDKAAKGTAAATAARSGDTGMTSSSKDDLSGGVSGSGTASAVAAAERNRLVFVGKGGGYSFDLEDLLRASAEVLGKGSVGTSYKAVLEEGTTVVVKRLKDVAVSKREFEVHIESLGKVEHDNLLPLRAYYYSKDEKLLVFDYLPAGSLSSLLHGSRGSGRTPLDWDSRMRIALAAGRGLSHLHTAAQVVHGNVKASNVLLRTDLDSAALSDFGLHTLFGTTAPPNRVAGYRAPEVLETRRPTFKSDVYSFGVLLLELLTGKAPNQASLGEDGIDLPRWVQSVVREEWTAEVFDVELMRYPNIEEEMVQLLQVAMACVAIVPDTRPDLPDVVRMMEEIVSRTESNDEGRRVVGSGGPSPPPTTTP from the exons ATGGCGCTTCCTGTTCGACTGCTCGTTCTCGTCCTTCTCGTCGTCGTCATCGGGGATACTGGGAAGCTCTCGACGCTGCGCCTGCTGCGGGCGCAGCCAACGCAGGACCAGACGGCGTTGCTGGCCTTCATCAACCGTATCCCGCACGAGCGGCGCCTTCGGTGGGACAACTCCTCCGCCTGCGACTGGGTTGGCGTCACCTGCGACGTCAACCGCACCGCCGTGGTGATCCTCCGGCTCCCCGGCGTTGGCCTCGTTGGCCCCATCCCGTCCGGCACCCTCGGCAACCTCTCCGCCCTCCGCGTGCTCTCCCTTCGCTCCAACCGCCTCTCCGGCCCCATCCCCGCTGATTTCAGGGGCCTAGCACTCCTCCGTAGCCTCTACCTCCAGAACAACCTTCTGTCCGGCTCGATCCCCTCCGGGCTGACCCAGCTGACTCGTCTCGTCCGCCTCGACCTCTCCGGCAACGACCTCACCGGTGCGAtcccctttgccatcaacaaCCTAACCCACCTTACAGGCCTTTTCCTCCAGAACAACCACCTCTCCGGCAATCTCCCCCCCATCAACATCGGCTCCCTCGTCGCCTTCAATGTTTCCTACAACCGGCTCAATGGATCCATCCCCAAGATCTTGGAGCACTTCTCCGCTTCATCCTTCGTCGGAAACCTAGATCTGTGCGGCGGACCCCTGCCGCCCTGCAACCCGTTCTTTCCCTCTCCAGCCCCATCGCCTGCGGCGAACGGATCGTCGAAGAAGAAGCTGTCGAAAGCGGCGAAAATTGCGATTGCGGTGGCGGCGGGAGTGGTGCTGCTGTTGATCCTGCTGCTACTCCTAGTCTGCTTGGCTTACCGACGGAGGCGGCAGAGGGCCAGGGACAAGGCGGCGAAGGggacggcggcggcgacggcggctaGGTCGGGTGATACGGGGATGACGTCATCGTCGAAGGACGACCTCAGCGGCGGCGTGAGCGGCAGCGGAACGGCGTCGGCGGTGGCAGCGGCGGAGCGGAACCGGCTGGTTTTCGTTGGGAAAGGTGGTGGGTACAGCTTCGATCTGGAGGATCTGCTGCGGGCGTCGGCGGAGGTGCTGGGCAAGGGGAGTGTGGGCACCTCGTACAAGGCAGTGCTGGAGGAGGGTACCACCGTGGTGGTGAAGCGGCTCAAAGACGTGGCGGTCTCAAAGCGGGAGTTCGAGGTGCACATAGAGTCGCTGGGCAAGGTGGAGCACGACAACCTGTTGCCGCTGCGCGCCTACTACTACTCAAAGGACGAGAAGCTCCTCGTCTTCGACTACCTCCCCGCCGGCAGCCTTTCCTCCCTCCTCCACG GGAGTCGGGGATCAGGTCGGACGCCGCTAGATTGGGACAGCCGGATGCGCATCGCCCTCGCTGCCGGCCGCGGCCTGTCCCACTTGCACACGGCGGCGCAAGTAGTCCACGGCAACGTCAAAGCTTCCAACGTGCTCCTCCGCACGGACCTCGACTCTGCCGCCCTCTCAGACTTCGGCCTGCACACTCTCTTTGGCACCACGGCCCCACCCAACCGCGTGGCCGGCTACCGCGCCCCGGAGGTGCTCGAGACACGGCGGCCCACCTTCAAGTCGGACGTCTACAGCTTTGGCGTGCTCCTCTTGGAGCTGCTGACGGGGAAGGCGCCGAACCAGGCGTCGCTGGGCGAGGACGGCATCGACTTGCCGCGATGGGTGCAGTCGGTGGTTCGCGAGGAGTGGACGGCCGAGGTGTTCGACGTGGAGCTCATGCGCTATCCCAACATCGAGGAGGAGATGGTGCAGCTCCTCCAGGTCGCCATGGCCTGCGTCGCCATCGTGCCGGACACACGACCCGACCTCCCGGATGTCGTTCGCATGATGGAGGAGATCGTCAGCCGGACAGAGAGCAACGACGAGGGTAGGCGGGTCGTTGGTTCGGGTGGGCCCTCCCCGCCCCCAACCACCACGCCATAG
- the LOC135635223 gene encoding potassium channel AKT1-like: MAKERKAARLRVPPVTTTGVHDVETELSREANLYNLSSGILPSLGARSTRRVKLGRFIVSPYARRYKAWETFLIVLVVYTAWASPFEFGFLERSRGALALVDNVVDAFFAVDIVLTFFVAYVDKTSYLLIDSRKKIAWRYLSTWFVLDLASTVPLEIVRRILPRKLGSYGFFTMLRLWRLRRVSSLFARLEKDRKFNYFWVRCAKLTCVTLFAVHSAGCFFYLVAARYHDPSRTWIGASIPDFHVRSLWVRYVTSLYWSITTLSTVGYGDLHVQNTWEMAFAIVYMLFNLGLTSYLIGNMTNLVVHGTRRTRNYRDSIQAATGFAQRNQLPDRLHDQMISHLSLRFRIDSEGLHQQETLDTLPKAIRSSISHHLFYPLVAKVYLFRGVSHNMLFQLVSEMKAEYFPPREDVILQNEAPTDLYIVVTGIMDLIDHRSGAEQVCGVAKTGDVAGEIGVLCCRPQAFTARTRSLCQLLRLNRTTFLSIVQSNFGDGTTIVNNLLQCLKAQEDPVMMRVLREIENMLARGRLDLPLTLCFAVTRGDDLLLHQLLRRGLDPNESDSNGQTALHIAASKGNENCVHLLLDYGADPNSQDSEGSVPLWEAMAGKHGNVVKLLIENGANLSSGDMGLFASTAAEQNNLELLEDIISCGGDVTVPERDGSTALHLAVCQGNAEVVNFLLEQGADMDKPDCHGWTPRNLADQKGHAMIKALFEAKRAQNITCMSVSTPVSDLVGRRSGDPAVPLPQPTVGNSTREGSDPTRKTNFHNSLFGVISAARANRKSDSGFLSSVALPRSAAVLGGSNAHNGLLRVTISCPEKANSARKLIPLPGSLAELLDLGRNKFGFLPTKVLTEEGAEIDDVKVIRDGDHLVLVSDAWTGEGSSKQDGA; encoded by the exons ATGGCGAAGGAGAGGAAGGCAGCGAGGCTCAGAGTGCCGCCGGTGACCACGACAGGCGTTCATGATGTGGAAACTGAACTGTCGAGGGAGGCAAACCTCTACAACTTGTCGAGCGGCATCCTTCCTTCCCTCGGCGCCAGGAGTACTCGCAGGGTCAAGCTTGGGAGGTTCATCGTCTCCCCGTACGCCCGCAGATATAA AGCCTGGGAGACTTTTCTTATCGTTCTGGTCGTTTACACTGCGTGGGCGTCGCCATTCGAGTTCGGATTCCTTGAGAGATCGAGGGGAGCTCTGGCGCTGGTGGATAACGTCGTCGATGCATTCTTCGCAGTCGATATCGTCTTGACCTTCTTCGTGGCTTACGTCGACAAAACATCTTATCTGCTTATAGACAGTCGGAAGAAAATAGCTTGGAGGTACCTATCCACCTGGTTCGTTCTGGATCTTGCTTCCACTGTCCCTTTAGAGATCGTCCGAAGGATTCTACCTCGCAAGCTCGGATCTTATGGGTTCTTCACCATGCTTCGGCTTTGGCGTCTCCGAAGAGTTAGCTCACTTTTCGCTCG ATTAGAGAAAGATAGGAAATTTAACTACTTTTGGGTTCGATGTGCGAAGCTTACCTGT GTCACCCTCTTTGCGGTGCATTCTGCCGGTTGCTTCTTTTACCTTGTCGCTGCAAGGTATCATGATCCCAGCAGAACATGGATTGGGGCGTCTATCCCCGACTTCCATGTCAGAAGCTTGTGGGTCCGTTATGTCACATCATTGTATTGGTCAATCACCACCCTGAGCACCGTGGGGTACGGAGACTTGCATGTTCAAAACACATGGGAGATGGCGTTTGCCATTGTTTACATGCTCTTCAACCTCGGATTGACCTCCTACTTGATCGGAAACATGACCAACTTGGTTGTGCATGGCACCAGACGAACTAGAAATTAT AGGGATTCGATTCAAGCAGCCACAGGTTTTGCTCAAAGGAACCAGCTCCCGGACCGGCTGCACGACCAGATGATCTCGCATCTCAGCTTAAGGTTCAGGATAGATTCTGAAGGGCTTCACCAACAAGAAACACTCGACACCCTTCCTAAAGCCATTCGTTCCAGCATTTCCCACCACTTGTTTTACCCTCTCGTTGCTAAGGTCTACTTGTTCCGGGGGGTCTCTCATAATATGCTTTTCCAGCTG GTGTCAGAAATGAAGGCTGAATACTTTCCACCAAGGGAAGATGTCATCTTGCAAAACGAAGCGCCTACAGACCTTTACATAGTAGTCACCGGCATTATG GATTTGATTGATCATAGGAGCGGAGCCGAACAG GTTTGTGGAGTGGCAAAGACAGGTGATGTTGCTGGGGAGATAGGAGTCCTTTGTTGCCGACCACAAGCGTTCACAGCACGAACAAGGTCATTGTGCCAACTCCTGCGTTTGAATCGTACCACGTTCCTCAGCATCGTTCAGTCCAACTTTGGAGATGGCACCACAATCGTGAACAATCTGCTTCAG TGTCTGAAAGCGCAGGAGGATCCTGTGATGATGCGAGTGCTGCGGGAGATAGAGAACATGCTGGCGCGGGGCCGATTGGATTTGCCTCTGACTCTATGTTTTGCAGTCACCAGAGGTGATGATCTGCTACTGCATCAGCTCTTGAGACGCGGCTTGGATCCCAATGAATCGGACAGCAATGGACAGACTGCACTG CATATAGCAGCATCCAAGGGAAACGAGAACTGTGTTCACCTCTTGCTAGATTATGGGGCGGATCCCAACAGTCAAG ATTCCGAAGGAAGTGTTCCTTTGTGGGAGGCCATGGCGGGGAAGCATGGGAATGTTGTCAAACTGCTGATAGAAAACGGGGCGAATCTCTCATCCGGTGACATGGGCTTATTCGCCTCCACGGCTGCGGAGCAGAACAACTTAGAGCTGCTCGAGGACATCATCAGTTGCGGGGGCGACGTGACGGTGCCCGAGAGAGACGGGAGTACGGCACTTCATCTTGCCGTTTGCCAAGGGAACGCCGAGGTCGTCAACTTCTTACTCGAACAAGGAGCTGACATGGACAAACCGGATTGCCATGGTTGGACTCCCAGGAATCTCGCCGATCAGAAGGGCCATGCAATGATCAAAGCTCTGTTTGAAGCGAAGAGAGCCCAGAATATCACTTGTATGTCTGTGTCAACACCGGTCTCCGATTTGGTTGGCAGACGCAGCGGTGATCCTGCAGTTCCACTTCCACAACCCACTGTGGGGAATTCGACTCGGGAGGGAAGCGATCCGACGCGGAAGACAAATTTCCACAACTCACTGTTCGGAGTCATATCAGCTGCCCGTGCCAACAGGAAAAGCGACAGTGGGTTTCTCTCGTCCGTTGCCTTGCCAAGGTCCGCTGCTGTGCTCGGTGGTTCCAATGCTCACAATGGCCTACTACGAGTAACAATTAGCTGTCCGGAGAAAGCGAACTCTGCTCGTAAACTCATACCATTGCCAGGTTCATTGGCGGAGCTCCTCGATCTTGGTCGCAACAAGTTTGGCTTCTTGCCTACTAAAGTGCTCACTGAAGAAGGAGCGGAGATTGATGACGTGAAGGTAATTAGAGACGGGGATCATCTTGTTCTAGTCAGCGATGCTTGGACCGGAGAAGGAAGCAGCAAACAAGATGGAGCATGA